In one window of Eubalaena glacialis isolate mEubGla1 chromosome 13, mEubGla1.1.hap2.+ XY, whole genome shotgun sequence DNA:
- the TMEM130 gene encoding transmembrane protein 130 isoform X2 → MAPALWPRLGRILWLVCLLPLAPARVAAGLYELHLTTDGPATTGAEVTITASLVADDNGSLVLPASTRLYRFRWIHTPLLLTGKTDEAFSSTIRVVGNVPGDFPVSVWVTAADCGMCQPVARSLLVLPITEFLVGNLVVTQNTSLPWPSSYLTKTVLKVSFLLHDPSNFFKTASFLYSWDFGDGTQMVTKDATVYYNYSIVGSFTVKVKVVAEWEQVTPDVGKGFLQKTGDFSASLKLQETLRGIQVLGPTLIQTFQKMIVTLNFLGSPPLNVCWRLKPECLPLGEGECHPVSVGSTAYNLTHIFRDPGDYCFSIQAENIISKTHQYHKIQVWPSSIQPAVFAFPCATLITMMLAFIMYMTLRNAAHQKDMVENPEPPTGVRCCCQMCCGPFLLETPSEYLEVVRENHGLLPPLYKSVKTYTV, encoded by the exons ATGGCCCCGGCCCTCTGGCCGCGCCTCGGCCGCATCCTCTGGCTGGTCTGCCTCCTGCCCTTGGCCCCGGCTAGGGTGGCTGCAG GCCTGTATGAACTTCACCTCACCACCGATGGCCCTGCCACCACGGGGGCAGAGGTGACCATCACAGCCAGCCTGGTGGCCGATGACAATGGCAGCCTGGTCCTGCCCGCCAGCACCCGCCTTTACCGCTTCCGCTGGATTCACACCCCACTGCTGCTCACGGGGAAGACAGATGAGGCTTTCAGCTCCACCATCCGCGTCGTGGGGAACGTGCCCGGGGACTTCCCGGTCTCCGTCTGGGTCACCGCCGCTGACTGCGGGATGTGCCAGCCTGTGGCCAGGAGCCTCCTCGTCCTCCCCATTACAG AGTTCCTCGTGGGGAACCTCGTTGTCACCCAGAACACCTCCCTGCCCTGGCCCAGCTCCTACCTCACCAAGACAGTCCTTAAAGTTTCCTTCCTCCTCCACGACCCCAGCAACTTCTTCAAGACCGCCTCGTTTCTCTACAGCTGGGACTTCGGAGACGG CACCCAGATGGTGACCAAAGACGCTACGGTCTATTATAACTATTCCATCGTTGGATCCTTCACTGTGAAGGTCAAGGTCGTGGCGGAGTGGGAGCAGGTAACACCAGACGTCGGGAAGGGCTTTCTGCAGAAGACGGGTGACTTCTCTGCCTCGCTGAAGCTGCAGG AAACCCTTCGAGGCATCCAGGTCTTGGGGCCTACCCTAATTCAGACCTTCCAAAAGATGATAGTGACCTTGAACTTCCTGGGGAG CCCCCCTCTGAACGTGTGCTGGCGTCTTAAGCCCGAGTGCCTCCCGCTGGGGGAAGGGGAATGCCACCCTGTGTCAGTGGGCAGCACGGCTTACAACCTGACCCACATCTTCAGGGATCCTGGGGACTACTGCTTCAGTATCCAGGCCGAGAACATTATTAGCAAGACGCATCAGTACCACAAGATCCAGGTGTGGCCCTCCA GCATCCAGCCTGCTGTCTTTGCTTTCCCGTGTGCCACACTTATCACCATGATGCTGGCCTTCATCATGTACATGACCCTGCGGAATGCTGCTCATCAGAAGGACATGGTGGAG AACCCGGAGCCGCCCACTGGGGTCAGGTGCTGCTGCCAGATGTGCTGTGGGCCCTTCTTGCTGGAGACGCCATCCGAGTACCTGGAAGTTGTCCGCGAGAACCACGGGCTGCTGCCGCCCCTCTACAAGTCTGTCAAAACTTACACAGTGTGA
- the TMEM130 gene encoding transmembrane protein 130 isoform X1, which yields MAPALWPRLGRILWLVCLLPLAPARVAAGLYELHLTTDGPATTGAEVTITASLVADDNGSLVLPASTRLYRFRWIHTPLLLTGKTDEAFSSTIRVVGNVPGDFPVSVWVTAADCGMCQPVARSLLVLPITEFLVGNLVVTQNTSLPWPSSYLTKTVLKVSFLLHDPSNFFKTASFLYSWDFGDGTQMVTKDATVYYNYSIVGSFTVKVKVVAEWEQVTPDVGKGFLQKTGDFSASLKLQETLRGIQVLGPTLIQTFQKMIVTLNFLGSPPLNVCWRLKPECLPLGEGECHPVSVGSTAYNLTHIFRDPGDYCFSIQAENIISKTHQYHKIQVWPSSIQPAVFAFPCATLITMMLAFIMYMTLRNAAHQKDMVEVADFDFSPMSDKNPEPPTGVRCCCQMCCGPFLLETPSEYLEVVRENHGLLPPLYKSVKTYTV from the exons ATGGCCCCGGCCCTCTGGCCGCGCCTCGGCCGCATCCTCTGGCTGGTCTGCCTCCTGCCCTTGGCCCCGGCTAGGGTGGCTGCAG GCCTGTATGAACTTCACCTCACCACCGATGGCCCTGCCACCACGGGGGCAGAGGTGACCATCACAGCCAGCCTGGTGGCCGATGACAATGGCAGCCTGGTCCTGCCCGCCAGCACCCGCCTTTACCGCTTCCGCTGGATTCACACCCCACTGCTGCTCACGGGGAAGACAGATGAGGCTTTCAGCTCCACCATCCGCGTCGTGGGGAACGTGCCCGGGGACTTCCCGGTCTCCGTCTGGGTCACCGCCGCTGACTGCGGGATGTGCCAGCCTGTGGCCAGGAGCCTCCTCGTCCTCCCCATTACAG AGTTCCTCGTGGGGAACCTCGTTGTCACCCAGAACACCTCCCTGCCCTGGCCCAGCTCCTACCTCACCAAGACAGTCCTTAAAGTTTCCTTCCTCCTCCACGACCCCAGCAACTTCTTCAAGACCGCCTCGTTTCTCTACAGCTGGGACTTCGGAGACGG CACCCAGATGGTGACCAAAGACGCTACGGTCTATTATAACTATTCCATCGTTGGATCCTTCACTGTGAAGGTCAAGGTCGTGGCGGAGTGGGAGCAGGTAACACCAGACGTCGGGAAGGGCTTTCTGCAGAAGACGGGTGACTTCTCTGCCTCGCTGAAGCTGCAGG AAACCCTTCGAGGCATCCAGGTCTTGGGGCCTACCCTAATTCAGACCTTCCAAAAGATGATAGTGACCTTGAACTTCCTGGGGAG CCCCCCTCTGAACGTGTGCTGGCGTCTTAAGCCCGAGTGCCTCCCGCTGGGGGAAGGGGAATGCCACCCTGTGTCAGTGGGCAGCACGGCTTACAACCTGACCCACATCTTCAGGGATCCTGGGGACTACTGCTTCAGTATCCAGGCCGAGAACATTATTAGCAAGACGCATCAGTACCACAAGATCCAGGTGTGGCCCTCCA GCATCCAGCCTGCTGTCTTTGCTTTCCCGTGTGCCACACTTATCACCATGATGCTGGCCTTCATCATGTACATGACCCTGCGGAATGCTGCTCATCAGAAGGACATGGTGGAG GTGGCTGATTTTGACTTTTCCCCCATGTCTGACAAGAACCCGGAGCCGCCCACTGGGGTCAGGTGCTGCTGCCAGATGTGCTGTGGGCCCTTCTTGCTGGAGACGCCATCCGAGTACCTGGAAGTTGTCCGCGAGAACCACGGGCTGCTGCCGCCCCTCTACAAGTCTGTCAAAACTTACACAGTGTGA